The Deltaproteobacteria bacterium genome has a segment encoding these proteins:
- a CDS encoding valine--tRNA ligase: MNTVYAHNDIEEKWYKKWMEAGVFHSEPDGRKPYSIVIPPPNITGSLHMGHALNNTLQDILIRYKKMLGFNTLWIPGTDHAGIATQNVLEKQLSLEGLDRFKLGRDKFIERIWQWKKQSGDTIVKQLMRLGVSCDWQRQRFTMDDGLSRAVKEVFVRLYTEGFIYRDEYIINWCPRCLTALSDLEVEHKEENGKLYYIVYPIKGEDIGITVATTRPETMLGDTAIAVHPDDPRYQQMRGKVVTIPIAERGIPIIEDKAVHREFGTGAVKITPAHDFDDFEMSRRHKLTLINVIDKNGRMTKETGIYSGMDRYKAREAIIEKLQKLGLLSKIEDYKLSAGRCYRCGTITEPMVSTQWFVKIKSLAEPAIKAVKEHKTTIIPKQWEKSYFEWMENIKDWCISRQIWWGHRIPAWYCDDCKGITVSAELPSTCSKCGSKNIHQDEDVLDTWFSSALWPFSTLGWPDKTAELNYYYPTSVIVTAFDILFFWVARMMMMGLKLMNDVPFEHVYIHAIVRDEYGKKMSKTKGNVIDPLIIMDKYGTDAFRFTLAAMAAQGRDIKLSEQRIIGYRNFITKLWNSTRFVSIKMVEAGIVSPFKQSNEHPINAWINNKLSSLITDVKDALEDFRFNDAAILIYQFVWHEYCNWYIEMVKIHYNTTQDKITVNNMLFVHDTIVRLLHPFIPFVTEEIYHVLGYEDLIINSKYPVPEIYLMRDDTVANKLSGVDEMINIVKVIRNIRAECNVPVAQDVDITFISKQDELEIIQHYAGYIKKLAHVNNMYIKTESQDIRGSAVDHLPGLDIHVHLSGVIDPKIEIVRLDKEIAKLNEESQKYKYKLSNEDFLKKAPEDIIEDTRLTNDELLERYSNLVSARKRLEEILK, encoded by the coding sequence ATGAATACAGTTTATGCTCATAATGACATTGAAGAAAAATGGTATAAAAAATGGATGGAAGCTGGTGTATTTCATTCAGAACCTGATGGCAGGAAACCATATTCAATAGTTATACCGCCGCCGAATATTACAGGTTCTTTGCACATGGGGCATGCGCTTAACAATACATTGCAGGATATACTCATTCGCTACAAAAAGATGCTCGGGTTCAATACACTATGGATACCAGGAACAGATCATGCAGGCATAGCAACACAAAATGTTTTAGAGAAACAGCTTTCCTTAGAGGGGCTTGACAGATTTAAACTCGGCAGAGACAAATTTATAGAACGGATCTGGCAATGGAAAAAACAATCAGGCGATACGATAGTAAAACAGCTTATGCGCCTTGGCGTCTCATGTGACTGGCAGAGACAAAGATTTACAATGGATGATGGACTCTCAAGGGCGGTAAAAGAGGTATTCGTTAGGCTATACACGGAAGGGTTTATATACAGGGATGAATATATTATAAACTGGTGCCCAAGATGTCTTACAGCACTTTCCGATCTCGAGGTTGAACATAAGGAAGAGAACGGGAAATTGTATTATATTGTCTACCCTATAAAGGGAGAGGATATCGGAATAACGGTAGCAACAACAAGGCCCGAAACAATGCTTGGGGATACTGCAATAGCGGTACACCCCGACGATCCAAGATACCAGCAGATGAGGGGAAAAGTGGTGACGATCCCTATTGCCGAAAGGGGCATACCAATTATAGAAGATAAGGCTGTTCACAGAGAATTCGGAACAGGTGCTGTAAAAATAACCCCTGCACACGACTTTGATGATTTTGAGATGTCAAGAAGACACAAACTCACACTAATCAACGTGATAGACAAAAATGGAAGAATGACAAAGGAGACCGGTATTTATTCTGGAATGGATAGATATAAGGCAAGAGAAGCAATCATAGAGAAGCTTCAAAAGTTGGGGCTGTTATCCAAAATTGAAGATTATAAGTTGTCGGCAGGCAGATGTTACAGGTGTGGCACAATAACCGAACCAATGGTTTCGACACAATGGTTTGTCAAAATAAAGTCGCTTGCAGAACCGGCAATCAAAGCTGTAAAAGAGCATAAAACAACGATCATACCGAAACAATGGGAAAAATCCTACTTTGAGTGGATGGAAAATATAAAGGATTGGTGCATATCAAGGCAGATATGGTGGGGGCATAGAATCCCGGCATGGTATTGTGACGACTGCAAGGGTATTACTGTTTCTGCAGAGCTGCCATCGACATGCTCAAAATGCGGAAGTAAGAATATCCATCAGGATGAAGATGTACTTGATACATGGTTCTCTTCAGCACTATGGCCGTTTTCCACACTTGGATGGCCCGATAAAACAGCCGAATTGAATTATTATTACCCTACAAGTGTAATTGTAACGGCATTTGATATCTTATTTTTCTGGGTTGCCCGGATGATGATGATGGGTTTAAAACTGATGAATGATGTGCCATTTGAGCATGTTTATATTCATGCGATTGTCAGGGATGAGTACGGCAAAAAAATGAGTAAAACGAAAGGTAATGTAATAGACCCCTTGATAATTATGGATAAGTATGGGACCGACGCTTTTAGGTTTACACTTGCTGCTATGGCTGCTCAGGGCAGGGATATAAAACTTTCAGAGCAAAGAATAATAGGGTACAGGAATTTTATTACAAAACTCTGGAACAGCACAAGGTTTGTAAGCATAAAAATGGTTGAAGCAGGTATTGTATCGCCGTTTAAACAAAGCAATGAACATCCTATAAATGCATGGATAAACAACAAACTGAGCAGTTTGATAACCGATGTTAAAGATGCCCTCGAAGACTTCAGGTTTAATGATGCAGCTATTTTGATTTATCAGTTTGTTTGGCACGAATACTGTAACTGGTACATTGAAATGGTAAAAATCCACTATAACACAACTCAGGATAAAATCACTGTTAACAACATGCTTTTTGTACATGATACTATTGTGCGATTACTCCACCCATTTATCCCGTTTGTTACAGAGGAGATCTACCATGTTCTCGGTTATGAAGATCTAATAATAAATTCAAAATATCCTGTTCCGGAAATATATTTAATGAGGGATGATACGGTTGCAAACAAGTTGAGTGGAGTAGACGAAATGATAAATATTGTAAAGGTTATAAGGAATATAAGGGCTGAGTGTAACGTGCCTGTTGCACAGGACGTTGATATTACATTTATATCTAAGCAGGATGAACTTGAGATTATACAGCATTATGCCGGATACATAAAAAAGCTCGCACATGTAAATAATATGTATATTAAAACAGAATCCCAGGATATAAGAGGTTCTGCGGTTGATCATCTGCCGGGTCTTGACATCCATGTACATCTTTCAGGTGTGATAGACCCAAAAATCGAGATTGTAAGACTGGACAAAGAAATAGCAAAACTAAATGAAGAATCCCAGAAATATAAGTATAAGCTATCCAATGAAGATTTCCTCAAGAAAGCGCCCGAAGATATCATAGAGGATACAAGGCTTACAAACGACGAACTGCTGGAAAGGTATAGCAATCTTGTAAGTGCAAGAAAAAGGCTTGAAGAAATCTTAAAATGA
- the nadC gene encoding carboxylating nicotinate-nucleotide diphosphorylase has protein sequence MNAFKKLVKSALEEDIGHGDITTDSLIKDDVYADAVVSAKENMIVAGVDIVDIVLHTVDHEIQFHSIVKNGDTVKAGDTIANIKGKACSILKAERTALNFLMHLSGIATLTRTYVNAIHGSGVILLDTRKTTPGIRIFEKYAVRIGGGTNHRFGLFDGILIKDNHLFVSENISFAVNKAKKSQPLKRVEVEVKSIKELKKAIDAKADIVLLDNMDLKQLKEAIKLAKGKVLIEVSGNVTLDNIKGIAALKPDFISCGALTHSARAIDISMKITNFYTKE, from the coding sequence ATGAATGCATTTAAAAAGCTTGTAAAATCCGCCCTTGAAGAAGACATTGGACACGGGGATATAACAACAGATAGCCTCATTAAAGATGATGTTTACGCCGATGCCGTCGTCAGTGCAAAAGAGAATATGATTGTTGCTGGTGTTGATATAGTAGATATTGTACTTCATACAGTTGACCATGAGATTCAATTTCATAGTATAGTAAAAAATGGAGATACTGTAAAAGCGGGTGATACTATTGCAAATATAAAAGGAAAGGCATGCTCAATCTTAAAAGCAGAACGTACTGCTTTAAACTTCCTCATGCATCTTTCAGGCATAGCTACTCTTACAAGGACATATGTAAATGCAATTCACGGGTCCGGAGTTATACTGCTTGATACAAGAAAAACTACCCCTGGAATTAGAATATTTGAAAAATATGCAGTAAGAATAGGCGGCGGCACCAATCATAGGTTTGGATTATTTGATGGTATCCTTATAAAGGACAATCATCTTTTTGTCTCAGAGAATATATCCTTTGCCGTAAATAAAGCAAAAAAATCGCAGCCATTAAAAAGAGTAGAAGTTGAAGTAAAATCTATAAAGGAACTAAAAAAGGCAATTGATGCAAAAGCGGATATTGTTCTGCTTGACAACATGGATTTAAAACAATTGAAAGAGGCAATCAAACTTGCGAAAGGTAAGGTATTAATAGAGGTTTCAGGAAATGTCACACTTGATAATATAAAAGGTATAGCGGCTCTTAAACCGGATTTCATATCCTGCGGTGCCCTTACACACTCTGCACGGGCTATTGATATTTCTATGAAGATTACTAATTTTTACACAAAGGAGTAA